From Spirochaetota bacterium, the proteins below share one genomic window:
- a CDS encoding YfcE family phosphodiesterase, producing MKIGIISDTHNDVAMVEKAVTVFKARGVDLVVHAGDLTSPKIMELFKDVPCRFVLGNCDLDAEAINDKARNLGFGCVNDCCDFTAGDKRILLCHGNDIPSFRKAVSSGAYDYIIKGHTHIFENYVSNKTRVINPGSIYREDERTVSVLDTETDRVEKIKIEVD from the coding sequence GTGAAAATCGGCATCATCTCCGACACCCACAACGACGTCGCCATGGTCGAAAAGGCCGTCACCGTTTTCAAGGCCCGCGGAGTCGACCTCGTGGTACACGCGGGTGACCTCACCTCGCCCAAAATAATGGAGCTCTTCAAGGATGTTCCCTGCCGGTTCGTGCTTGGCAACTGCGACCTCGACGCCGAGGCCATCAACGACAAGGCGCGCAATCTGGGCTTTGGCTGCGTGAATGACTGCTGCGACTTCACCGCGGGCGACAAACGCATACTGCTCTGTCACGGAAACGACATCCCCTCCTTCCGTAAAGCGGTGTCCTCGGGCGCCTACGATTACATAATCAAGGGGCATACCCATATATTCGAGAACTACGTTTCGAATAAAACGCGCGTCATCAATCCCGGTTCGATTTACCGCGAGGACGAGCGGACGGTGTCGGTGCTGGACACGGAAACAGACAGGGTTGAAAAGATAAAGATAGAGGTCGACTGA
- the metG gene encoding methionine--tRNA ligase: protein MDKRFYVTTPIYYVNAEPHMGHAYTTILADFLKRHYTLMGYESYFLTGTDEHGDKIVKAAAEAGAQPKEYSDRISSLFRDTWQKMDLGFDDFIRTTEERHRKVVQAVLQKVYDAGDIYFASYGGHYCYGCERFFTGKDMVDGRCPDHNKPLEYIEESNYFFKMSKYQGWLVDYIKSHPDFIRPERYRNEVLAMLEGEALEDLCISRPKTRLQWGITLPFDDKFVTYVWFDALINYISAIGFPDDAKFRRYWPVAHHLIAKDIVKPHGIFWPTMLKAAGIEPFLHLNVHGYWNMEDAKMSKSLGNVVRPLELIDRFGNDQIRYFFLREMNFGSDARFSEEAIVNRINYDLANDLGNLVKRSFDMVRKFFNGNIPALDTARSAGREALLTKFNEAVAAYTAHVDSFQFSVAIEKLWEFIRCLNRYIDEHKPWQLAKENKTAELSSTMRNLLESIAGVAVVLSPVLNRTAPVILTALGLPGNTGLDRISSLDALATGTPLGEMGVLYPRIEKEKPNAGQPSPKPSAEAASGDGLIDISEFAKVDIRVAQIIEASVVEGSDKLLELRVDSGADTRTIIAGLALHYKPEYLVGKKILLVANLKPASLFKRTSHGMLLAARKDKKDRPVLVEVSGDIPVGAKLS, encoded by the coding sequence ATGGACAAGCGATTCTACGTTACGACCCCCATCTACTATGTCAATGCCGAACCGCACATGGGCCACGCCTACACCACCATCCTCGCCGACTTTCTCAAACGGCACTATACACTGATGGGATACGAGTCCTACTTCCTTACCGGCACCGACGAGCACGGCGACAAGATCGTCAAGGCCGCCGCCGAGGCCGGAGCACAACCGAAGGAATACTCCGACCGCATCAGCTCGCTTTTCCGCGACACCTGGCAAAAGATGGACCTCGGCTTCGACGACTTCATCCGCACCACCGAGGAGCGGCACCGGAAAGTGGTTCAGGCCGTTCTGCAAAAGGTGTACGATGCCGGCGACATCTATTTCGCCAGCTATGGCGGCCACTACTGCTACGGCTGCGAGCGCTTCTTCACCGGGAAGGACATGGTCGACGGCAGATGTCCGGACCACAACAAGCCGCTTGAATACATCGAGGAGAGCAATTATTTTTTCAAGATGAGCAAATACCAGGGATGGCTTGTCGATTATATCAAATCGCATCCCGATTTCATCCGTCCCGAGCGCTATCGTAATGAGGTGCTCGCAATGCTCGAAGGGGAGGCGCTCGAGGACCTCTGTATCTCCCGACCGAAAACGCGGCTTCAGTGGGGGATAACCCTCCCGTTCGACGACAAGTTCGTTACCTATGTCTGGTTCGACGCGCTCATCAATTATATCAGCGCGATCGGCTTTCCCGACGACGCGAAGTTCAGGCGCTACTGGCCCGTCGCGCACCACCTCATCGCCAAGGACATCGTCAAGCCCCACGGCATCTTCTGGCCCACCATGCTGAAGGCCGCGGGCATCGAGCCGTTCCTCCACCTGAACGTTCACGGCTACTGGAACATGGAGGATGCCAAGATGTCCAAGAGCCTCGGCAATGTCGTTCGCCCGCTCGAGCTCATCGACCGTTTCGGCAACGACCAGATCCGCTACTTTTTCCTGCGCGAGATGAACTTCGGCTCCGACGCGCGCTTCAGCGAGGAGGCCATCGTCAACCGTATCAACTACGATCTTGCCAACGATCTGGGGAACCTCGTCAAGCGCTCGTTCGACATGGTCCGGAAATTCTTCAACGGCAACATTCCCGCTCTCGATACGGCCCGAAGCGCCGGACGCGAGGCGCTCCTTACGAAATTCAACGAGGCCGTCGCCGCCTATACTGCGCATGTCGACTCCTTCCAGTTCAGCGTGGCGATCGAAAAGCTCTGGGAGTTCATCCGCTGTCTCAACAGGTATATCGACGAACACAAGCCCTGGCAGCTCGCGAAGGAAAACAAAACGGCGGAACTTTCTTCGACGATGCGCAACCTTCTCGAATCTATCGCGGGCGTCGCCGTGGTACTTTCGCCCGTGCTCAACCGCACGGCGCCGGTGATACTTACGGCGCTCGGCCTTCCGGGCAACACCGGTCTGGACCGCATATCCTCGCTCGATGCGCTCGCGACCGGAACGCCTCTCGGGGAGATGGGCGTGCTCTACCCGCGCATCGAAAAGGAAAAGCCGAATGCCGGACAGCCCTCTCCGAAGCCCTCCGCCGAAGCGGCCTCCGGCGACGGGCTGATCGACATAAGCGAGTTCGCGAAGGTGGACATCCGCGTAGCCCAAATCATCGAGGCCTCGGTTGTCGAGGGATCGGATAAACTCCTGGAGCTGCGCGTGGATTCAGGGGCCGATACGCGTACCATCATCGCCGGACTGGCGCTGCATTACAAACCGGAATATCTTGTGGGAAAAAAGATTCTACTCGTCGCCAACCTCAAGCCGGCCAGTCTTTTCAAGCGAACCTCGCACGGAATGCTTCTTGCCGCCAGAAAGGACAAAAAAGACCGGCCCGTCCTGGTCGAGGTGAGCGGCGACATCCCCGTCGGGGCGAAGCTGTCGTGA
- the ricT gene encoding regulatory iron-sulfur-containing complex subunit RicT, with amino-acid sequence MEHTGVKLRNSFQIYYVNTNGLFVKRNALCIVETEHGVDMGRVFKCPTHLRRKTSEVKGRLLRKVTLEDLGALPEIETIEKKAFAVCREKAKGKKLDMKLVSVKCLFDRTKIIFYFVAENRIDFRELVRDLATVFRTRIEMRQIGVRDEARIMGGFGPCGKELCCVNLKEEFDPVSIKMAKEQNLNLNSLKISGMCGRLLCCLGYEYNVYKEMNELMPRHGATIKIGPKDYTVEFADPLKETVRLRCADHVVTVKREDIQATGNRYHITQEVMERITAVLDEVLEKEPV; translated from the coding sequence ATGGAACATACCGGCGTGAAACTTCGCAACAGCTTTCAGATATATTACGTTAACACCAACGGGCTTTTCGTCAAACGTAATGCGCTGTGCATCGTCGAGACCGAACACGGGGTCGACATGGGCCGTGTTTTCAAGTGCCCCACGCACCTGAGGCGAAAAACCTCCGAGGTAAAGGGAAGACTTTTGAGAAAGGTCACCCTCGAAGACCTGGGCGCGCTTCCCGAGATCGAGACCATCGAGAAAAAGGCCTTCGCCGTCTGCAGGGAAAAGGCGAAGGGAAAGAAGCTCGACATGAAGCTGGTGTCGGTCAAATGCCTCTTCGACCGCACCAAGATCATCTTCTACTTCGTGGCCGAAAACCGCATCGACTTCAGGGAGTTGGTGCGCGACCTCGCCACCGTATTCCGCACTCGGATCGAGATGCGCCAGATAGGGGTGCGCGATGAGGCGCGGATCATGGGCGGCTTCGGTCCCTGCGGCAAGGAACTCTGCTGCGTCAACCTCAAGGAAGAGTTTGACCCGGTCTCGATCAAGATGGCCAAGGAGCAGAACCTCAACCTGAATTCGCTCAAGATATCGGGAATGTGCGGCAGGCTGCTCTGCTGCCTCGGTTATGAGTACAACGTCTACAAGGAGATGAACGAGCTCATGCCGAGGCACGGCGCCACCATTAAAATAGGCCCCAAGGACTACACCGTGGAGTTCGCCGATCCGCTAAAGGAGACGGTGCGACTGCGCTGCGCCGATCACGTTGTGACGGTTAAACGGGAGGACATCCAGGCTACGGGTAACCGCTACCACATCACCCAGGAGGTGATGGAGCGCATCACCGCGGTGCTCGACGAAGTTCTCGAGAAAGAACCGGTTTAA
- a CDS encoding AAA family ATPase — MNATGILGHQRQIELLERMMERNRLPQTMLFAGTDGIGKRLLARRLLASLFCTAIHKPCLACPACSAIERGTHPDFIGLGPNERGIIPIGDEEKREEGTVRRLIERLSRRSVSGLTAVLVDSVDRILEEGQNALLKTIEEPPPSARIILTASNSSRILPTILSRCLVMKFHAPHEEAVCAFLAERGVDAAASRLIAPFTGGSFALAVTLADDSRRGEVTALCGEVARYIRDGDAFDPQIEKAVKAAGADMVLDALVNFFRWNLVLLESGAAPPAEFDGLALSDAGRLFGLVKILLALKKGQSHNLNLRIGLKGMLYSLYPGDDHASGPGIST, encoded by the coding sequence ATGAATGCCACGGGAATACTGGGCCACCAACGGCAGATCGAGCTTCTCGAACGCATGATGGAGCGCAATCGCCTGCCGCAGACCATGCTTTTTGCGGGCACGGACGGCATCGGCAAGCGCCTCCTCGCGCGGCGATTGCTCGCTTCGCTTTTTTGCACCGCGATCCATAAACCCTGCCTCGCCTGCCCCGCCTGCTCGGCGATCGAACGGGGCACTCACCCTGATTTTATCGGGCTGGGCCCCAACGAGCGCGGCATCATTCCGATCGGCGACGAGGAGAAACGCGAAGAGGGGACCGTGCGCCGGCTAATCGAGCGCCTTTCCCGCCGCTCCGTAAGCGGACTCACCGCCGTCCTCGTGGACAGCGTCGACCGCATACTCGAGGAAGGGCAGAACGCCCTGCTTAAAACGATAGAGGAGCCGCCTCCCTCGGCGCGCATCATACTGACCGCCTCGAACAGCTCCCGCATACTGCCCACAATCCTGTCGCGGTGCCTGGTCATGAAATTCCACGCGCCGCACGAGGAGGCGGTGTGCGCCTTTCTCGCCGAACGGGGCGTCGATGCGGCCGCTTCACGACTGATCGCACCTTTCACGGGCGGATCATTCGCCCTCGCCGTAACGCTCGCCGACGACTCCAGGCGCGGGGAGGTGACCGCATTATGCGGCGAGGTAGCGCGCTACATCAGGGACGGCGACGCCTTCGACCCGCAGATCGAAAAGGCCGTAAAGGCCGCTGGAGCCGACATGGTGCTCGACGCGCTCGTCAATTTCTTCCGATGGAACCTCGTTTTGCTCGAGTCCGGTGCAGCCCCCCCCGCGGAATTCGACGGCCTCGCGCTCTCCGATGCCGGGAGGCTTTTCGGCCTGGTTAAAATACTACTTGCATTGAAAAAAGGCCAGTCCCATAATCTGAATCTTAGAATCGGACTAAAGGGGATGCTATACTCACTGTATCCCGGAGACGACCATGCCTCCGGGCCCGGGATCTCCACATAA